GCTGTTGGGCGCGACCGCCATCGCGCGCGCCGGTACCGACGCGCAAAAGCGCGCGCACCTTCCCCGCGTTGCGGCAGGTGAGCTGACCGTGACGCTAGCAGTCGATGAAGCAGCCAAACATCATCCGGAAAAGACCGCTCTTCGTGCGGCGCGCGGCACCGCGGGATTTACACTGAAAGGCGAGAAGACCTTCGTCCTCGATGGGCACGTGGCGGACCTCGTGATAGTCGCCGCACGCACAGCGAGCGTCCCGGGCGACCAGCACGGTTTGACCCTCTTCCTGGTGAAGCGCGAGACCAACGGACTTAAGGCCGAGCAGATCGCGATGGTCGATATCCATAACGCGGCGCGACTTGAATTCGACGACGTTACCGTCTCCGCCGATGAGGTCCTCGGCGAAATCGATGCAGGTTGGGAACCGCTGGAAGGCGCGCTCAACGTCGGGCGCGCCGGTGTTGCGGCGGAGCTGCTGGGCGTGGCCGACGAGGCCTTTACCCGAACCGTCAGCTACCTGCGAGAGCGCAAACAATTCGGCAAGCTAATCGGCGAATTTCAGGCGCTGCAGCATCGCGCGGCAATCCTCTACTGCGAGCTCGAAATTGCCCGTTCCGCGGTGCTCAAGGCGCTACAGTCCCTCGACGAATCCTTCGCGACGGCCGCACCCGTCGTGTCGATGGCCAAGGCGAAGGCCGGCACCACGGCCACCCTCGCCGTTCAGGAAGCGGTGCAGATGCACGGTGGCATCGGCATGACCGACGAGTTCGATGTTGGTTTCTTCATGAAGCGAGCCCGAGTCGGCCAGGAACTGTTCGGGGACGCAAATTTCCACGCGGATCGGCTGGCCCGCCTAAACCACTACTAACCGGAGCGGGGTCAGTGTTAATTTTCGGGTAGCGGGAGCCCGTGCAGCTTGAGGAACGAGAGCTTGTCCCAATATCCGCGCTGGAAGGCAATCCGTCCGTCAACGATGTGAAAGAACCCGCAGCCGCGCAGCCCTTGCGGGTCGCGCCATTCCAGGATGGCCCATTCTCCGTCCTCGAAAAGGTTCTCCGGGATGCAGACCATCCGGGCCGCGGCAAAACCGGCCGCGAACATCGCTCGAATAGCCTC
This region of Candidatus Binataceae bacterium genomic DNA includes:
- a CDS encoding nuclear transport factor 2 family protein, producing the protein MRPRDVVQAWVEAFNRADVDALCAFYHASAINHQVAESPVEGHEAIRAMFAAGFAAARMVCIPENLFEDGEWAILEWRDPQGLRGCGFFHIVDGRIAFQRGYWDKLSFLKLHGLPLPEN
- a CDS encoding acyl-CoA dehydrogenase family protein; translation: MALVLTSEQTMLRDNARSFLTKNAPVAHLRTLRDSKNLTGFSRELWKQFAQMGWAGILVPPDYDGLGLGHVEAGVVMEELGHTLTPSPLLATSLLGATAIARAGTDAQKRAHLPRVAAGELTVTLAVDEAAKHHPEKTALRAARGTAGFTLKGEKTFVLDGHVADLVIVAARTASVPGDQHGLTLFLVKRETNGLKAEQIAMVDIHNAARLEFDDVTVSADEVLGEIDAGWEPLEGALNVGRAGVAAELLGVADEAFTRTVSYLRERKQFGKLIGEFQALQHRAAILYCELEIARSAVLKALQSLDESFATAAPVVSMAKAKAGTTATLAVQEAVQMHGGIGMTDEFDVGFFMKRARVGQELFGDANFHADRLARLNHY